A window of Rubricoccus marinus contains these coding sequences:
- the crtI gene encoding phytoene desaturase family protein has product MPSWIRTLAVRKDASLNTSSEPTLAGPDAPHVVVIGAGFGGLAAAVRLLARGYNVTVVDRLEQPGGRARVTRVEGDGGEYVFDMGPTLITAPFLFDELWEIAGEKREDYVEMVPTTPFYRIRFDDGEVFEYTGDQAAMEEQIARFNPDDVAGYRRFLKKSEAIFETGFLELGHVPFGKFTDMAKIIPSMVLLESHRTVYGLVAKYFKDKRLRQVFSFHPLLVGGNPFSTTSIYALIAYLERHWGVWYAMGGTGAMVAGIAALIERMGGRFRFGETVEEITAEASGGKPRATGVRLAGGEHIGADMVVSNADAAWTYKHLVRPEHRTTWTDKKVDKTKLSMSLFVWYFGTDKKYEDVAHHTILLGKRYKALLDDIFDNHKLADDFSLYLHRPSATDPNMAPPGHDSFYVLSPVPHLESGTDWTKETEKYRKLVEQYLEATVLPGLSEHVTASLALTPKEFEEDYLSLKGAAFSIQPQLTQSAYFRPHNKSEDVEGLFLVGAGTHPGAGMPGVLSSARVLDTLIPDAKDFERQRPSEPLAA; this is encoded by the coding sequence ATGCCCTCCTGGATCCGCACTCTCGCCGTACGCAAAGACGCGAGCCTCAACACCTCCTCCGAGCCCACGCTCGCGGGACCTGACGCGCCGCACGTCGTCGTGATTGGCGCGGGCTTCGGTGGGCTCGCCGCAGCCGTCCGGCTTCTCGCCAGAGGATACAACGTGACCGTCGTGGACCGGCTGGAGCAGCCCGGTGGGCGCGCGCGCGTCACGCGCGTCGAGGGCGACGGGGGCGAGTACGTTTTCGACATGGGCCCGACGCTTATCACGGCGCCGTTCCTCTTCGACGAGCTGTGGGAAATCGCGGGCGAGAAGCGCGAGGACTACGTCGAGATGGTGCCCACGACGCCGTTCTACCGCATCCGCTTCGACGACGGCGAGGTGTTCGAGTACACCGGTGATCAGGCCGCGATGGAGGAGCAGATCGCGCGGTTCAACCCGGACGACGTGGCGGGCTACCGGCGCTTCCTCAAAAAGAGCGAGGCCATCTTCGAGACCGGCTTTCTCGAACTCGGGCACGTGCCGTTCGGCAAGTTCACCGACATGGCCAAAATCATCCCGAGCATGGTTCTCCTGGAGAGCCACCGGACGGTCTACGGCCTCGTTGCGAAGTATTTCAAGGACAAGCGGCTGCGGCAGGTCTTCAGCTTCCACCCGCTCTTGGTGGGCGGCAACCCGTTTTCCACGACGAGCATCTACGCGCTCATCGCGTACCTAGAGCGCCACTGGGGCGTGTGGTACGCCATGGGCGGGACCGGCGCGATGGTCGCCGGCATCGCCGCGCTGATCGAGCGCATGGGCGGCAGGTTCCGGTTTGGCGAGACCGTGGAGGAGATCACCGCCGAGGCCTCTGGCGGCAAGCCCCGCGCGACGGGGGTGCGCCTGGCTGGGGGGGAGCACATCGGCGCCGACATGGTGGTGAGCAACGCCGACGCGGCGTGGACCTACAAGCACCTCGTGCGCCCTGAGCACCGGACGACGTGGACCGACAAGAAGGTGGACAAGACGAAGCTCTCCATGAGTCTCTTCGTCTGGTACTTCGGGACCGACAAGAAATACGAGGACGTGGCGCACCACACGATCCTGCTCGGTAAGCGCTACAAAGCGCTCTTGGATGACATCTTCGACAACCACAAGCTGGCGGACGACTTCTCGCTCTACCTCCACCGCCCGAGCGCGACCGACCCCAACATGGCCCCTCCAGGCCACGACAGCTTTTACGTGCTCTCACCCGTCCCGCACCTGGAAAGCGGCACCGACTGGACCAAGGAGACGGAGAAGTACCGCAAGCTCGTGGAGCAGTACCTGGAGGCGACTGTCCTGCCGGGCCTCTCCGAGCACGTCACGGCGTCACTCGCCCTTACGCCGAAGGAGTTCGAGGAGGACTACCTCTCGTTGAAAGGCGCGGCGTTCTCCATCCAGCCGCAGCTCACGCAGAGCGCCTATTTCCGCCCGCACAACAAGTCCGAGGACGTCGAGGGCCTGTTCCTCGTCGGCGCCGGGACGCACCCCGGCGCGGGGATGCCCGGCGTGCTCTCGTCAGCCCGCGTGCTGGACACGCTGATCCCCGACGCGAAGGACTTCGAGCGCCAGAGGCCGTCGGAGCCTCTGGCGGCGTAG
- a CDS encoding fasciclin domain-containing protein, with protein MRYLTLFALAFSLTLTACDSADVEDDFTVTAAVTADAELSVLEQAVLEAGLATALDDQDGEFTVFAPTNAAFTAALDELDLTAAQLLARQDLAAILQLHVISGRDLEANDLQDGDTITTLNGQTLTVVEQNGRIGLDTEDDDDDANAFVT; from the coding sequence ATGCGATACCTCACTCTCTTCGCTCTCGCGTTTTCCCTCACCCTGACCGCCTGCGACTCCGCCGACGTCGAAGACGACTTCACGGTCACGGCTGCGGTCACCGCCGACGCGGAACTCTCCGTTCTAGAGCAGGCCGTGCTCGAAGCTGGCCTCGCGACCGCCCTCGACGATCAGGACGGTGAGTTCACTGTATTCGCGCCCACGAACGCTGCGTTTACCGCCGCGCTCGACGAGCTCGACCTCACCGCCGCCCAGCTTCTGGCGCGCCAAGACCTCGCGGCGATCCTCCAGCTCCACGTGATCTCCGGTCGCGATCTGGAAGCCAACGACCTCCAGGACGGTGACACCATCACGACGCTGAACGGCCAGACCCTGACGGTCGTCGAGCAGAACGGCCGCATCGGCCTCGACACCGAGGACGACGATGACGATGCCAACGCGTTCGTCAC
- the serS gene encoding serine--tRNA ligase — MLDPQFLRDHPDRVREAITNKRTGDPAIVDRTLDADRQRRDAITALQALQQRQGELSKTIGPLMKAGKRDDAQGLLAEVAEVKEQVKTLEAEAREAEALFRDLMLEIPNVPDPSVPVGATPEENMVAFEWGETAAFTGPDGEAFEPLAHWELAERHGLIDWERGAKVAGAGFPFYIGKGARLQRALISLFLDLAGEAGYTEMQAPLLINEASGVGTGQIPDKEGQMYEATKDGLYMIPTGEVPVTNFHRDEIFSAEDLPVLYAAHTPCWRREAGSYGKDVRGLNRLHQFDKVELVRFCTPEASDDHLEALREDAERAVQALGLPYRRLLMCTGDMGFTQSKKYDLEVWSAGQGMWLEVSSISNFQAFQARRAAIRYRPEPDAKPEFVHTLNGSGLALPRILAAVLENNQQADGSIVLPEPLAQRAGFSRIG; from the coding sequence GTGCTCGATCCCCAGTTTCTCCGCGACCACCCCGACCGCGTCCGCGAGGCCATCACGAACAAGCGGACCGGCGACCCCGCGATCGTCGACCGCACGCTCGACGCCGACCGCCAGAGGCGCGACGCCATCACGGCGCTCCAGGCGCTCCAACAGCGTCAGGGCGAACTGAGCAAGACCATCGGTCCGCTCATGAAGGCCGGCAAGCGCGACGATGCGCAAGGGCTTCTGGCGGAGGTCGCCGAGGTCAAGGAGCAGGTCAAAACGTTGGAGGCCGAGGCGCGAGAGGCCGAAGCCCTCTTCCGGGATCTGATGCTGGAGATCCCCAACGTGCCCGACCCGAGCGTGCCCGTAGGCGCGACGCCAGAGGAGAACATGGTGGCGTTCGAGTGGGGCGAGACGGCGGCGTTCACGGGTCCCGATGGCGAAGCCTTCGAGCCTCTGGCGCACTGGGAGTTGGCGGAACGGCACGGCCTGATCGACTGGGAGCGCGGCGCGAAGGTCGCGGGCGCGGGCTTCCCCTTCTACATCGGCAAGGGTGCGCGGCTGCAGCGGGCGCTGATCAGCCTGTTCCTGGACCTCGCGGGCGAGGCGGGCTACACCGAGATGCAGGCGCCGCTCCTCATCAACGAGGCCTCTGGCGTGGGGACGGGACAGATCCCCGACAAGGAAGGCCAGATGTACGAGGCGACCAAAGACGGCCTCTACATGATCCCGACCGGCGAGGTGCCGGTGACGAACTTCCACCGCGACGAGATCTTCTCTGCCGAGGACCTTCCCGTCCTCTACGCCGCGCACACGCCGTGCTGGCGTCGGGAGGCGGGCTCGTACGGCAAGGACGTGCGCGGCCTCAACCGCCTGCACCAGTTCGATAAGGTGGAGTTGGTCCGCTTCTGCACGCCAGAGGCCTCGGACGACCACCTGGAGGCGCTGCGCGAGGACGCCGAGCGCGCCGTGCAGGCGCTGGGCCTCCCCTACCGCCGCCTGCTGATGTGCACCGGCGACATGGGCTTCACGCAGTCGAAGAAGTACGACTTGGAGGTGTGGAGCGCGGGCCAGGGCATGTGGCTGGAGGTCTCCTCCATCTCCAACTTCCAGGCCTTCCAAGCGCGCCGCGCCGCTATCCGCTACCGTCCCGAGCCCGACGCCAAGCCGGAGTTCGTGCACACGCTCAACGGCAGTGGCCTCGCACTCCCACGCATTCTCGCGGCGGTGCTGGAAAACAACCAGCAGGCCGACGGCAGCATCGTCCTCCCCGAGCCTCTGGCGCAGCGCGCCGGCTTCTCACGGATCGGGTAG